A window of Martelella mediterranea DSM 17316 contains these coding sequences:
- a CDS encoding carbohydrate ABC transporter permease, which translates to MRIRWSRWSPQLALAPAVIITFVAFFGSMLWTIYLSFTRSRRFPDYAIDWGDWSRQYERLFKDDAWLISLKNLLILGVGSTLAIGFGFILACLINAEKRGEGVFRTVFLYPLAVSLIVTGVAWRWLFDPSLGLQNFFHSIGMEWVRFDWLSSGDTAIYGIILASIWQGSGFYMALMLAGLKGINSEIWSAAKLDGVGTFRFYIEIIVPMMRFTFLTCAILLSLGVVKAYDIVVAMTNGGPGQSTYVPAYFTVNAYWQKSNLGYASAAAVIMLLITLAVFLPLVMLTAWQQRRKGSPA; encoded by the coding sequence ATGCGTATTCGGTGGAGCCGATGGTCGCCCCAGCTCGCGCTGGCGCCGGCGGTCATCATCACATTCGTCGCCTTTTTCGGGTCGATGCTCTGGACCATCTATCTGAGCTTCACCCGCAGCCGGCGGTTTCCGGATTATGCCATCGACTGGGGCGATTGGTCGCGTCAGTACGAGCGTCTGTTCAAGGATGACGCCTGGCTCATCTCGCTGAAAAACCTGCTGATTCTCGGTGTCGGCAGCACGCTGGCGATCGGCTTCGGTTTCATTCTCGCCTGCCTGATCAACGCCGAGAAGCGCGGGGAGGGCGTCTTCCGCACGGTCTTTCTTTATCCGCTCGCCGTGTCGCTGATCGTCACCGGCGTCGCCTGGCGCTGGCTGTTCGATCCGAGCCTCGGCCTGCAGAATTTCTTTCATTCGATCGGCATGGAATGGGTGCGGTTCGACTGGCTGTCCTCCGGCGATACCGCGATCTACGGCATCATTCTCGCCTCGATCTGGCAGGGCTCCGGCTTCTACATGGCGCTGATGCTGGCCGGGCTGAAGGGCATCAATTCGGAAATCTGGAGCGCGGCCAAGCTCGATGGCGTCGGCACGTTTCGCTTCTATATCGAGATCATCGTGCCGATGATGCGCTTCACCTTTCTCACTTGCGCCATCCTGCTCTCGCTCGGCGTGGTCAAGGCCTATGACATCGTGGTCGCCATGACCAATGGCGGACCGGGGCAATCGACCTATGTGCCGGCCTATTTTACCGTCAACGCCTACTGGCAGAAATCCAATCTCGGCTATGCCTCCGCCGCTGCGGTCATCATGCTGCTGATCACCCTCGCCGTGTTCCTGCCGCTAGTGATGCTGACGGCCTGGCAGCAGCGCCGCAAGGGGAGCCCCGCATGA
- a CDS encoding ABC transporter ATP-binding protein: protein MPEIRFEHIVKDYGALTVLDDLNLSVDDGAFLVLLGPSGCGKTTLLNLLAGLIEVSDGRITIGGRDVTELDPKDRGLAMVFQSYALYPTKTVRGNLKFGLAAAKLPKEEVDKRIAWAAKLLQIEPLLDRKPAQLSGGQRQRVAIGRALVKNVGVFLFDEPLSNLDAKLRTEMRLEIKKLHDELKSTIVYVTHDQIEAMTMATEIAVMNGGVIQQFGTPDEIYERPANLFVAGFIGAPSMNMLEATLTFENGRVGARLADAEGFFDLSDHGFAEPPSDGRKVVLGLRPEHFGPPGAASTGQAFTFSLPLQYGERTGSDSTAYFSIGGRLLAVRCDPSELAAVRTGEISEIGFLKGKVHVFDAHTGRRL, encoded by the coding sequence ATGCCTGAGATCCGTTTCGAACACATCGTCAAGGATTACGGCGCGCTGACCGTGCTGGACGATCTCAATCTTTCCGTCGATGACGGCGCCTTCCTGGTGCTGCTCGGCCCGTCCGGCTGCGGCAAGACCACGCTTTTGAACCTGCTTGCCGGGCTCATCGAGGTTTCCGACGGCCGCATCACCATTGGCGGGCGCGACGTTACCGAGCTTGATCCCAAGGACCGCGGCCTCGCCATGGTGTTCCAGTCCTACGCGCTCTATCCGACCAAGACGGTGCGCGGAAACCTGAAATTCGGCCTTGCGGCGGCCAAACTCCCGAAGGAGGAGGTCGACAAGCGCATCGCCTGGGCTGCGAAGCTGTTGCAGATCGAGCCGCTGCTCGACCGCAAACCGGCCCAGCTTTCCGGCGGCCAGCGCCAGCGCGTCGCGATCGGCCGGGCGCTGGTGAAGAATGTCGGCGTGTTCCTGTTCGACGAGCCGCTGTCCAATCTCGACGCCAAGCTGCGCACCGAAATGCGCCTGGAGATCAAGAAGCTCCATGACGAGCTGAAGTCGACCATCGTCTACGTCACTCACGACCAGATCGAGGCGATGACGATGGCAACCGAGATCGCGGTGATGAATGGCGGCGTCATCCAGCAATTCGGTACGCCGGACGAGATTTACGAGCGCCCGGCCAATCTGTTCGTCGCCGGCTTCATCGGCGCGCCGTCGATGAACATGCTGGAGGCGACGCTGACGTTTGAGAACGGTCGCGTCGGCGCGCGGCTTGCCGATGCGGAGGGCTTCTTCGATCTCAGCGACCACGGTTTCGCGGAGCCGCCTTCCGATGGCCGAAAGGTCGTTCTCGGTCTCAGGCCGGAACATTTCGGGCCGCCCGGGGCGGCATCGACGGGCCAGGCCTTCACCTTCTCGCTGCCGCTGCAATATGGCGAGCGCACGGGATCGGACTCGACCGCCTATTTCAGCATCGGCGGCCGGCTGCTTGCGGTGCGCTGCGATCCGTCCGAACTGGCCGCCGTGCGGACCGGCGAGATTTCGGAAATCGGCTTCCTCAAGGGGAAAGTCCATGTCTTCGACGCCCATACCGGGCGGCGATTGTAA
- a CDS encoding aldo/keto reductase gives MKRNQYGMPLMGLGTFDRTGSAGIDAILTALEIGYRHIDTAQTYDTERECGEALRRSGLKREDVFVTTKISTENFGPGMLVPSLRQSLDRLGLDQVDLTLLHWPSPKNKVALSTYVEQIAEAHAAGLTRMIGVSNFTRLLLAEAQSMLGGLRIVNNQFECHPYLQNRILADYCRENGISVTCYLPIARGKLAGDPVLEPLAAEKNCTVEQLALAWSMAKGHAVIPASGKPERLKSNFAAQAVTLSDEDMATIARVDCGRRYIDFDWAPDWD, from the coding sequence ATGAAGAGAAATCAATACGGTATGCCCTTGATGGGGCTCGGAACGTTCGACCGTACGGGATCCGCCGGTATCGACGCGATCCTGACGGCGCTGGAAATCGGCTACCGGCACATCGATACCGCGCAGACCTATGACACGGAGCGCGAATGCGGGGAGGCGCTTCGCCGATCCGGGCTGAAACGGGAAGACGTGTTCGTCACGACCAAGATTTCCACGGAGAACTTCGGCCCCGGCATGCTGGTGCCGTCGCTCCGGCAGAGCCTTGACCGGCTCGGCCTCGATCAGGTCGACCTCACCCTGCTGCACTGGCCCTCGCCGAAGAACAAGGTCGCGCTTTCGACCTATGTCGAGCAAATCGCGGAAGCGCACGCGGCCGGTCTGACGCGAATGATCGGGGTCTCGAATTTTACCCGGCTTCTCCTTGCCGAGGCCCAGTCGATGCTCGGAGGCCTCAGGATCGTCAACAACCAGTTCGAGTGCCATCCCTACCTCCAGAACCGGATTCTGGCCGATTATTGCCGGGAAAATGGGATTTCCGTCACATGCTACCTGCCGATTGCCAGGGGCAAGCTCGCGGGCGACCCCGTGCTGGAGCCGCTGGCCGCGGAGAAAAACTGCACCGTCGAACAGCTTGCGCTCGCCTGGTCCATGGCCAAGGGTCATGCGGTTATCCCGGCGTCGGGAAAGCCGGAGCGGCTGAAGAGCAATTTCGCCGCACAGGCGGTGACGTTGAGCGATGAGGATATGGCGACGATCGCCAGGGTCGATTGCGGCCGGCGCTATATCGATTTCGACTGGGCGCCAGACTGGGACTGA
- a CDS encoding ribonuclease activity regulator RraA, producing MKYDDIKRPSRELCDALAAIGTATASSELNLMGLRNCHIAGPKALVAGKRVAGPALTLQFMPKREDLFAGGEYDNPELQLHREVMYPAQAGDMIVVDARGNMSSGIFGEMMLTYFKGRGGQGVVIDGCIRDSGPAKKLDLGIWVNGVTPNYHAQTDIVPYAVNVPVACGGAFVMPGDIIIADDDGAVVVPIALAEKLIEAGGGHAEWEEFSRLRLSQGADLQRYYPLSDAVYDEYIAWRDAQEK from the coding sequence ATGAAATACGACGATATCAAGCGCCCGAGCCGAGAGCTTTGCGATGCGCTGGCCGCGATCGGTACAGCCACCGCCAGCAGTGAGCTCAACCTCATGGGTCTGCGCAATTGTCACATCGCGGGGCCAAAGGCGCTGGTCGCGGGCAAGCGGGTTGCCGGGCCGGCCCTGACCCTGCAGTTCATGCCCAAGCGCGAGGACCTGTTTGCCGGCGGCGAATACGACAATCCCGAACTTCAGCTCCATCGCGAGGTGATGTATCCGGCCCAGGCCGGCGACATGATCGTCGTCGACGCGCGCGGCAATATGTCGAGCGGTATTTTCGGCGAGATGATGCTGACCTACTTCAAGGGCCGCGGCGGACAGGGCGTTGTGATCGACGGCTGTATCCGCGATTCAGGGCCGGCGAAGAAACTCGACCTCGGCATATGGGTCAATGGCGTGACGCCAAACTATCACGCCCAGACCGACATCGTGCCCTATGCGGTCAACGTGCCGGTCGCCTGCGGCGGCGCATTCGTCATGCCGGGCGACATCATCATCGCCGATGACGATGGCGCCGTCGTTGTGCCGATCGCGCTCGCCGAAAAGCTGATCGAAGCCGGAGGGGGGCATGCCGAATGGGAAGAGTTTTCCAGATTGCGCCTCTCCCAGGGGGCCGACCTGCAGCGCTATTATCCCCTCAGCGACGCGGTTTACGACGAGTATATCGCCTGGCGCGATGCGCAGGAGAAATAG
- a CDS encoding carbohydrate ABC transporter permease gives MTLPTDAGPTAPFPAARPRAVTDRPVYFPRPKKRISPRSIAILVFLVMCAAFFCLPLYVIVVTSLKTMDQIRLGDIFALPTTWTLQPWLTAWNDACSGINCNGLKVGFVNSLMILFPSLILSLAVSSVTGYALALWNVRWAGPFMFLLFMCAFVPFQIIMIPLIVLSGLVKVYGTVWGIAIVHAILSLPLLTLIFRNYYKDIPDEIMRAAMMDCGSFWRVFVEIIIPMSGNILIVVLIMQITHIWNDFLVGLTFGGLGTQPMTVILANVVITTTGEVRYNENMAAALLTAIPPLVIYFFLGKFFVQGITAGAIKG, from the coding sequence ATGACGCTTCCGACAGATGCCGGACCGACAGCGCCGTTTCCCGCGGCAAGGCCGCGCGCGGTGACCGATCGCCCGGTCTATTTTCCCCGGCCGAAGAAACGGATCAGTCCGCGGTCGATCGCCATCCTGGTTTTCCTCGTCATGTGCGCTGCGTTCTTCTGCCTGCCGCTCTACGTCATCGTCGTCACCTCGCTGAAGACCATGGACCAGATCCGGCTCGGCGACATTTTCGCGCTGCCGACGACATGGACGCTTCAGCCCTGGCTGACGGCGTGGAACGATGCCTGTTCCGGGATCAACTGCAACGGGCTCAAGGTCGGCTTCGTCAATTCGCTGATGATCCTGTTTCCCTCGTTGATCCTGTCGCTCGCGGTTTCCTCGGTGACCGGCTATGCGCTGGCGCTGTGGAATGTGCGCTGGGCCGGGCCGTTCATGTTCCTTCTGTTCATGTGTGCCTTCGTGCCCTTCCAGATCATCATGATCCCGCTGATCGTGCTGTCGGGCCTCGTCAAGGTCTATGGCACGGTCTGGGGCATCGCGATCGTCCACGCAATCCTGTCGCTCCCGCTGCTGACCCTGATCTTCCGGAACTATTACAAGGACATACCCGACGAGATCATGCGCGCGGCGATGATGGATTGCGGCTCGTTCTGGCGGGTGTTCGTCGAGATCATCATTCCGATGTCCGGCAATATCCTGATCGTGGTGCTGATCATGCAGATCACCCACATCTGGAACGACTTCCTGGTCGGACTGACATTCGGCGGCCTCGGCACCCAGCCGATGACCGTCATTCTCGCCAATGTGGTGATCACCACCACCGGCGAGGTCCGTTACAACGAGAACATGGCGGCAGCGCTTCTGACCGCAATCCCGCCGCTCGTCATCTATTTCTTCCTCGGCAAGTTTTTCGTGCAGGGGATCACTGCCGGCGCAATCAAGGGATAA
- a CDS encoding RidA family protein, with translation MVKITKVKSGSIFETKESYSRIVCVDDWIFVSNTAGRNYKTREMSTDPVEQARQCFDNIEGALKAVDSCLADVVQSKIFIPYVEDAKAVMEYVGERFRGIDPQRTVTCSPLGAPDFKVEIEVTAYRGASKAEVEEITISLG, from the coding sequence ATGGTCAAGATCACCAAAGTCAAATCCGGCTCCATCTTCGAAACCAAGGAAAGCTATTCGCGCATCGTCTGCGTCGATGACTGGATCTTCGTGTCCAACACCGCCGGCCGCAACTACAAGACCCGCGAAATGTCGACCGATCCGGTCGAGCAGGCCCGCCAGTGCTTCGACAATATCGAGGGCGCGCTGAAGGCGGTCGACTCCTGCCTTGCCGATGTCGTCCAGTCGAAGATCTTCATCCCTTACGTCGAGGATGCCAAGGCGGTGATGGAATATGTCGGCGAGCGCTTCCGCGGCATCGATCCGCAGCGCACCGTGACCTGCTCGCCGCTCGGCGCGCCGGATTTCAAGGTCGAGATCGAAGTCACCGCCTATCGCGGCGCCTCCAAGGCAGAGGTCGAGGAAATCACCATCTCGCTCGGCTGA
- a CDS encoding VOC family protein, whose product MKGIVHIGHVAIKVTDLEKSLEYYEKRLGFPEMLRLHNDDGTPWLVYLRITDDQYLEIFPGAENDRAPGWNANGVNHMCFTIEDLDGTVARIEEAGITLLSPIKEGLDGNRQAWLEDPDGNRIELMEMKPGCLQFEAIDRLHREGR is encoded by the coding sequence ATGAAGGGTATCGTTCACATCGGGCATGTCGCCATCAAGGTGACAGACCTCGAAAAGTCACTGGAATATTATGAAAAACGCCTGGGTTTTCCGGAGATGCTGCGTTTGCACAATGACGACGGCACGCCGTGGCTGGTCTATCTGAGGATCACCGACGACCAGTATCTGGAGATTTTCCCAGGCGCCGAAAACGACCGGGCGCCGGGCTGGAACGCCAATGGCGTCAACCACATGTGCTTCACGATCGAGGACCTAGACGGCACGGTTGCCCGCATCGAGGAAGCGGGTATAACGCTGCTGTCGCCGATCAAGGAAGGGCTCGACGGCAACCGTCAGGCCTGGCTTGAGGACCCGGACGGCAACCGCATCGAACTGATGGAAATGAAACCCGGCTGCCTGCAGTTCGAGGCGATCGATCGCCTTCACCGCGAAGGCCGCTGA
- a CDS encoding LacI family DNA-binding transcriptional regulator, producing the protein MGNSGARLADIAARTGYSKNTVSLALRDSPRIPEATRDLIRTAARELNYLPNHVAKSLTSRETKTIGLVLADITNPILTETSRMIEKELAKLGYGTLFATSNNTRREEVAAIEMFRSRQVDGMLIYPARGDRNFEHLIKLRRANFPVVLLTCGEDIGVDMVGVDEKVGVYKAVRHFIDLGHRRIGTLDSNASEGNHEKFDGYVQALASAGIAFDPELQVSPAGYGPAAGYWAMDTLMAAANRPTAVFVANDYIAVGAVRWCQKHGLRVPDDVALIGFDNLEMSEFLSAPLSSVSYEIDILTRLAIERLLKLIAASGKLPSPRVTMIEPELAIRDSSGSAL; encoded by the coding sequence ATGGGCAATTCAGGGGCCCGGCTCGCCGATATCGCGGCCCGGACCGGCTATTCCAAAAACACCGTTTCTCTTGCCCTGCGCGACAGCCCGCGCATTCCCGAGGCGACGCGTGACCTCATCCGCACCGCCGCGCGCGAACTCAACTACCTGCCCAATCACGTCGCCAAATCGCTGACCAGCCGCGAGACCAAGACCATCGGCCTCGTGCTTGCCGATATCACCAACCCGATCCTCACCGAAACCTCGCGGATGATCGAGAAGGAACTGGCGAAGCTCGGCTACGGCACGCTGTTTGCGACCTCCAACAATACGCGGCGCGAGGAAGTCGCGGCCATCGAAATGTTCCGTTCGCGCCAGGTTGACGGCATGCTGATCTACCCTGCGCGCGGCGATCGCAATTTCGAGCATCTGATCAAGCTGCGCCGGGCCAATTTTCCGGTGGTGCTGCTGACCTGCGGCGAGGATATCGGCGTGGATATGGTCGGGGTCGACGAAAAAGTCGGGGTCTACAAGGCCGTAAGGCATTTCATCGATCTCGGGCACCGACGCATCGGCACGCTCGACAGCAATGCCTCCGAAGGCAATCATGAAAAATTCGACGGCTACGTTCAGGCGCTTGCAAGCGCCGGCATTGCTTTCGATCCCGAGTTGCAGGTCTCGCCCGCGGGCTATGGTCCGGCCGCCGGCTACTGGGCGATGGATACGCTGATGGCCGCAGCAAACCGGCCCACCGCCGTTTTCGTGGCCAATGATTATATCGCTGTCGGCGCGGTGCGCTGGTGCCAGAAGCATGGGCTCCGTGTCCCCGACGATGTCGCGCTGATCGGTTTCGATAATCTTGAAATGAGCGAATTCCTGAGCGCGCCGCTGTCGAGCGTGAGCTATGAGATCGATATCCTGACACGACTTGCGATCGAACGGCTTCTGAAGCTGATCGCGGCATCCGGCAAACTGCCTTCTCCGCGCGTTACGATGATAGAGCCGGAACTTGCAATCCGCGACAGCAGCGGCAGTGCGCTTTAG
- a CDS encoding ABC transporter substrate-binding protein: MYRKSLLGLAGALMMGTALSASAEELIVYHGWSTPGEVGALNVLRDALAEQGITWKDLAIPHNSGVNVSLVNMVTGGNPPNAFVESNPGVYRDLADRDLSLDLTDLYNSTDIAANLAPIVRELSTVDGKFVKVPVALHLDGMVYWNMDVAQKAGVDPASWTSVDEMLGDFDKVRAAGFAPAAVGSQAFQVGYLTHAMIAAIAGPDIYNRIYGPEPDITAIDTPEFAKAVEVVRAFSKEAGPEAQNRPWNEITNQVITGKALMHIMGDWMKGEWKAAGKVPGVDFGCIVIPGAKAVPVTSDAFGLLGGQSEEATEAEYTFAKTALSPEVSGEFAQKKGSSPARLDAPADLLDVCNEVVIDQLKVPDGTVQNPFNTADSDWHHAIWDVMFAFWSDQDMTVDDVRADLADEYDAIFG; the protein is encoded by the coding sequence ATGTACAGGAAATCGCTTTTGGGGCTCGCCGGCGCCCTCATGATGGGCACGGCCCTCAGCGCCTCGGCCGAGGAGCTCATCGTCTATCACGGCTGGTCGACGCCGGGAGAGGTCGGCGCGCTGAACGTGTTGCGCGATGCGCTGGCCGAACAGGGCATTACGTGGAAGGATCTGGCGATCCCGCACAATTCGGGCGTCAATGTCAGCCTCGTCAATATGGTGACCGGCGGCAACCCGCCGAACGCCTTCGTCGAATCCAACCCCGGCGTCTATCGTGACCTCGCCGATCGCGACCTGTCGTTGGACCTGACCGATCTCTACAATTCCACCGACATCGCCGCCAATCTGGCGCCGATCGTGCGCGAGCTTTCGACGGTCGACGGCAAGTTCGTCAAGGTGCCGGTGGCGCTGCATCTCGACGGCATGGTGTACTGGAACATGGACGTTGCCCAGAAGGCGGGCGTCGATCCGGCATCCTGGACCTCGGTCGATGAGATGCTTGGCGATTTCGACAAGGTCCGCGCGGCGGGCTTCGCGCCGGCGGCCGTCGGCAGCCAGGCGTTTCAGGTCGGCTACCTGACCCATGCGATGATCGCCGCGATCGCCGGTCCCGACATCTATAACCGCATCTACGGCCCCGAGCCGGATATTACCGCCATCGACACGCCGGAATTCGCCAAGGCCGTCGAAGTGGTCCGCGCCTTCTCGAAGGAAGCCGGGCCCGAAGCCCAGAACCGGCCCTGGAACGAGATCACCAACCAGGTGATCACCGGCAAGGCGCTGATGCACATCATGGGAGACTGGATGAAGGGCGAATGGAAGGCGGCCGGCAAGGTTCCGGGCGTCGATTTCGGCTGCATCGTCATCCCCGGTGCCAAGGCCGTGCCGGTGACCTCGGATGCCTTCGGCCTTCTCGGCGGGCAGTCCGAAGAGGCGACCGAGGCCGAATATACCTTCGCCAAGACGGCGCTTTCGCCGGAAGTCTCCGGTGAATTCGCCCAGAAGAAGGGGTCGTCCCCCGCCCGCCTCGATGCGCCGGCGGACCTGCTCGATGTCTGCAACGAGGTCGTGATCGACCAGCTCAAGGTTCCGGACGGGACGGTTCAGAACCCGTTCAACACCGCCGACAGCGACTGGCACCACGCCATATGGGATGTGATGTTCGCCTTCTGGAGCGACCAGGACATGACCGTGGATGACGTACGTGCCGACCTCGCCGATGAATACGACGCGATCTTCGGCTGA
- a CDS encoding hydantoinase B/oxoprolinase family protein — protein MTAIDPITVEVIGSALQSIVEEMGEALVRASYSTNIKERRDCSTALFDRHGNTLCQAEHIPMHLGSFLGVIGAIYGRFKMNDIKPGDVFMANDAYAGGATHLPDIVLAEPIFVADTLVAWAVNTAHHSDFADRGHEHIYQEGLRIPPVRLYREGVLNQDLQEMFLLNCQVPRERLSDLRAQMSANRLAVQRMQDLCGKYGTDKVLAAGEALQDYAERKMRAGIAAIPDGTYSFSDQFDSNQRGDRIRLSVEITIAGDEMTLAFDGPPQLRAGLNLIYTSLLAASYFAVKSVVDPTILPNAGLARPLTVTAPKGSILNCEHPAAVDGRIAAAQRVCDLVYGALARALPGKVMAAGNGCCTGAIFNGTHEDGSIWVYLETIGGGGGARPSSDGLSGIHVSLTNTSNLPVESLELEYPLTLLRYELVDDSAGAGTWRGGMGVRRVYRAEKACRFTVEGSRVASEPWGLDGGTSARGTVLDFGDGRTDFAGMVDLKPGQIVSITTPGGGGYGDPAGRDPAAVRRDLAEGRISTATAERFYKQ, from the coding sequence ATGACCGCCATCGATCCCATCACAGTAGAAGTCATCGGCTCGGCGCTGCAGTCCATCGTCGAGGAGATGGGCGAGGCGCTGGTGCGCGCCTCCTATTCGACCAATATCAAGGAGCGCCGCGACTGCTCGACCGCGCTGTTCGACCGCCACGGCAACACGCTTTGCCAGGCCGAGCATATCCCGATGCATCTCGGCTCCTTCCTCGGCGTGATTGGCGCGATCTACGGTCGGTTCAAGATGAACGACATCAAGCCTGGCGATGTGTTCATGGCCAATGACGCCTATGCCGGCGGGGCGACCCATCTGCCGGATATCGTGCTCGCCGAGCCGATCTTCGTCGCAGACACGCTGGTGGCCTGGGCCGTCAACACCGCCCACCATTCGGATTTCGCCGATCGCGGCCACGAGCATATCTATCAGGAAGGTCTGCGCATTCCGCCGGTCCGGCTCTATCGCGAGGGCGTGCTGAACCAGGACCTGCAGGAAATGTTCCTGCTCAACTGCCAGGTTCCGCGCGAACGCCTCTCAGACCTGCGCGCCCAGATGTCGGCCAACCGGCTCGCCGTTCAGCGCATGCAGGATCTCTGCGGCAAATACGGCACGGACAAGGTGCTGGCCGCCGGCGAGGCGTTGCAGGATTATGCCGAGCGCAAGATGCGCGCCGGCATTGCCGCCATTCCGGACGGCACCTACAGCTTCTCCGACCAGTTCGACTCGAACCAGCGCGGCGACCGGATCCGGCTGTCCGTCGAGATTACCATTGCCGGCGACGAGATGACCCTCGCCTTCGACGGTCCGCCGCAGCTTCGCGCCGGGCTGAACCTGATCTACACCTCGCTGCTGGCGGCGAGCTATTTCGCGGTGAAGTCGGTCGTCGATCCGACGATCCTGCCCAATGCCGGCCTTGCCCGACCGCTGACGGTGACCGCGCCGAAGGGCTCGATCCTCAACTGCGAGCATCCGGCGGCGGTCGATGGCCGCATCGCGGCGGCCCAGCGGGTCTGCGACCTCGTCTATGGCGCGCTCGCCAGGGCGCTTCCCGGCAAGGTCATGGCCGCCGGCAATGGCTGCTGCACCGGGGCGATCTTCAACGGCACCCATGAGGACGGCTCGATCTGGGTCTATCTCGAAACCATCGGCGGCGGCGGCGGCGCGCGACCATCCTCCGACGGGCTTTCGGGCATTCATGTCAGCCTCACCAACACCTCGAACCTGCCGGTGGAATCGCTGGAGCTCGAATATCCGCTGACGCTGCTGCGCTACGAACTGGTGGATGATTCCGCAGGCGCCGGCACCTGGCGTGGCGGCATGGGCGTGCGCCGGGTCTACCGCGCGGAAAAGGCCTGCCGGTTCACCGTCGAGGGGTCGCGGGTGGCTTCCGAGCCCTGGGGCCTTGATGGCGGCACCTCCGCACGGGGCACCGTGCTCGACTTCGGCGACGGCCGCACGGATTTCGCCGGCATGGTCGACCTGAAGCCCGGCCAGATCGTCTCCATCACCACGCCCGGCGGCGGCGGTTACGGCGATCCGGCGGGCCGCGATCCGGCGGCCGTCCGGCGCGACCTTGCCGAAGGGCGCATCAGCACGGCGACGGCGGAGCGCTTTTACAAGCAGTAA
- a CDS encoding ABC transporter ATP-binding protein: MGTVKIDDVRKSYGALEVLHGIDIDIADGEFVILVGPSGCGKSTLLRMIAGLEEISSGQIRIGGKVVNDLHPKERDIAMVFQSYALYPHMTVAKNMGFSLKLARTSPAEIDRRVRAAAQILGLENLLDRYPRALSGGQRQRVAMGRAIVRDPQVFLFDEPLSNLDAQLRVAMRTEIKALHQRLTTTIIYVTHDQIEAMTMADRIVVMNGGNIEQIGTPLELYDEPANTFVARFIGSPSMNMLSGTVRGGDFIADDGTMIALGPNVPESAANRPVTLGIRPEHFRLEQNGLAGEIVTVEPTGSETQVSLKFAGHQVVAVFRERISERSGTMLQIVPDAEQIKLFSAETGDRLK, encoded by the coding sequence ATGGGCACGGTGAAAATCGACGATGTCCGCAAATCATACGGCGCTCTGGAGGTGTTGCATGGCATCGACATCGATATCGCGGACGGCGAGTTCGTCATTCTCGTCGGCCCCTCGGGATGCGGAAAGTCTACGCTGCTGCGCATGATCGCCGGGTTGGAGGAAATCTCCAGCGGACAGATCCGGATCGGCGGCAAGGTGGTGAACGACCTCCATCCAAAGGAGCGCGATATTGCCATGGTGTTCCAGTCCTATGCGCTCTATCCGCATATGACCGTCGCAAAGAACATGGGCTTTTCGCTCAAGCTTGCCCGCACCAGCCCGGCCGAGATCGATAGAAGGGTGCGCGCCGCCGCCCAGATTCTCGGGTTGGAAAACCTGCTCGATCGTTATCCGCGCGCGCTTTCCGGCGGCCAGCGCCAGCGCGTGGCGATGGGCCGCGCCATCGTCCGCGACCCCCAGGTGTTCCTGTTCGACGAGCCGCTTTCCAATCTCGACGCACAGTTGCGCGTGGCCATGCGCACCGAGATCAAGGCGCTGCATCAGCGCCTGACGACAACCATTATCTACGTGACCCATGACCAGATCGAGGCCATGACCATGGCCGACCGGATCGTGGTTATGAACGGCGGCAACATCGAGCAGATCGGCACGCCGCTTGAACTTTACGATGAACCCGCCAATACCTTCGTCGCCCGGTTCATCGGTTCGCCGAGCATGAACATGCTGTCCGGCACGGTGAGAGGCGGCGATTTCATCGCCGATGACGGCACCATGATCGCGCTCGGCCCGAACGTGCCGGAAAGCGCCGCCAACCGCCCGGTCACGCTCGGCATACGCCCGGAGCATTTTCGCCTCGAACAGAATGGCCTCGCCGGCGAGATCGTGACCGTCGAGCCGACCGGTTCGGAAACCCAGGTTTCCCTCAAATTCGCGGGCCATCAGGTGGTCGCCGTCTTCCGCGAACGTATCTCGGAGCGCAGCGGCACGATGCTTCAGATCGTACCGGATGCCGAGCAGATCAAACTGTTCAGCGCCGAAACCGGCGACCGCCTGAAATAG